A genomic stretch from Thermomonospora umbrina includes:
- a CDS encoding serine/threonine-protein kinase, with translation MDPWNVTGFVEVRELGRGGQGRVVLALHADSRTPVAIKYLNAEAGTTGREALEREATMLGRVQDPHVARLYRLVKGDHGTAIVMEAVDGVPLKAILARYEVLEPEAALLVLKGSLLGLAAAHEVGVVHRDYKPANVVVRADGLSKLIDFGIAAPAGRGSRAGTAHYMAPEQWNGEPAVPATDVYAATCVFFECVSGRRPYPRDRREAIMAGHLTADVPVEQVPEPLRGLVARGMAKDVGDRPADAAGFAAELEETAAAAYGPEWEDRGLRALALAASGLASLFPLTAAGLTQGGGFAPAVRTAAQGAKGTGTKAVVVKAVAAGVAVAAIATVAVAYAIVDRESPAAREQTVRAQPTGDPTGGASPGSGLAGSYGMPKGTIDPPATTANAADPLFKIAGYFAREENAITVTPKAGCTGPTCDLVVRGWTVLLPKERVKHDVPLRRRDDGSYRSANDLGPSLELRSFTVVDGRVTAFTLILRIAQKITVTWRATRS, from the coding sequence GTGGACCCTTGGAACGTCACGGGATTCGTCGAGGTGCGCGAGCTCGGTCGGGGCGGCCAGGGCAGGGTGGTGCTGGCCCTGCACGCCGACTCCCGCACCCCGGTCGCGATCAAGTACCTCAACGCCGAGGCCGGGACCACCGGACGTGAGGCCCTGGAGCGCGAGGCGACCATGCTCGGTCGGGTCCAGGACCCGCACGTCGCCAGGCTCTACCGGCTGGTCAAGGGCGACCACGGCACCGCGATCGTGATGGAGGCCGTGGACGGGGTGCCGCTCAAGGCGATCCTGGCCCGGTACGAGGTGCTCGAACCCGAGGCCGCGCTCCTGGTCCTCAAGGGCTCGCTGCTGGGTCTGGCCGCCGCGCACGAGGTCGGGGTGGTCCACCGCGACTACAAGCCCGCCAACGTGGTCGTCCGGGCCGATGGGCTGAGCAAGCTCATCGACTTCGGCATCGCCGCCCCCGCCGGGCGGGGTTCCCGGGCGGGCACGGCGCACTACATGGCCCCCGAGCAGTGGAACGGCGAGCCGGCCGTCCCGGCCACCGATGTCTACGCCGCGACCTGCGTGTTCTTCGAGTGCGTCTCCGGCCGGCGGCCGTACCCCCGCGACCGCCGGGAGGCGATCATGGCGGGTCACCTGACCGCCGACGTCCCGGTGGAGCAGGTGCCCGAGCCGTTGCGCGGCCTCGTCGCCCGGGGCATGGCCAAGGACGTCGGCGACCGTCCTGCGGACGCCGCGGGCTTCGCCGCCGAGCTGGAGGAGACCGCCGCCGCCGCGTACGGGCCCGAATGGGAGGACCGGGGCCTGCGCGCCCTGGCACTGGCGGCGTCCGGCCTGGCCTCGTTGTTCCCCCTGACCGCCGCCGGGCTCACCCAGGGGGGCGGTTTCGCGCCGGCCGTACGGACGGCGGCGCAGGGGGCCAAGGGCACGGGCACGAAGGCCGTGGTCGTCAAGGCGGTCGCGGCCGGCGTGGCGGTGGCGGCGATCGCCACCGTCGCGGTCGCCTACGCCATCGTCGACCGCGAGTCCCCGGCCGCCAGGGAGCAGACCGTACGGGCTCAGCCCACCGGGGACCCCACGGGAGGTGCTTCACCCGGCTCTGGGCTCGCCGGGAGCTACGGGATGCCCAAGGGGACGATCGACCCGCCCGCCACCACCGCCAACGCGGCCGACCCGCTGTTCAAGATCGCCGGCTACTTCGCCAGGGAGGAGAACGCGATCACGGTCACTCCGAAGGCCGGCTGCACCGGTCCGACGTGCGACCTCGTCGTTCGCGGCTGGACCGTCCTGCTGCCCAAGGAGCGCGTCAAGCACGACGTTCCCCTGCGGCGTCGAGACGACGGCTCGTATCGTTCGGCCAACGACCTCGGCCCGAGCCTGGAGCTCCGGTCGTTCACGGTCGTCGACGGCCGGGTCACCGCCTTCACCCTGATCCTGCGCATCGCCCAGAAGATCACGGTCACCTGGCGCGCGACCCGGAGCTGA
- a CDS encoding lamin tail domain-containing protein: MRTRLISTAVAAGAAAAVVLAPTAAEAAGAIQIYRVYYDSPGKDTGSNSSLNAEWVQIKNKGSKARQLKNWRLRDKNGFVYTFGTFTLRAGATVTVRTGKGSNTSKTRYWGRSWYVWNNTGDTAYLRFPNGSLADSCSWGSKGDWKYC, encoded by the coding sequence ATGCGTACCCGACTCATCTCCACGGCGGTCGCGGCCGGTGCCGCAGCCGCCGTCGTCCTCGCCCCCACCGCCGCCGAGGCCGCCGGCGCCATCCAGATCTACCGGGTCTACTACGACTCGCCGGGCAAGGACACCGGCTCCAACAGCAGCCTGAACGCCGAGTGGGTGCAGATCAAGAACAAGGGCTCCAAGGCCCGGCAGCTCAAGAACTGGCGGCTCCGCGACAAGAACGGCTTCGTCTACACCTTCGGAACCTTCACCCTGAGGGCCGGCGCGACGGTCACGGTCCGCACCGGCAAGGGCTCCAACACCTCCAAGACCCGCTACTGGGGCCGGTCCTGGTACGTGTGGAACAACACCGGCGACACCGCCTACCTGCGGTTCCCGAACGGCAGCCTCGCGGACTCGTGCTCGTGGGGCAGCAAGGGCGACTGGAAGTACTGCTGA
- a CDS encoding cytochrome b — translation MSVTTPRRPGRTPRALGATGRAIDDRFGGAKFGAKAIKKAFPDHWSFLLGEIALYSFVIILLTGVFLTLFFKPSATQMIYEGSYAKLRGVQMSEAYASTLHISFDIRGGLLVRQIHHWATVLFLAAILIHMLRNFFTGAFRKPRELNWLIGVTLFILVLLNGLFGYSLPDDLLSGTGLRILEGVLLGLPLVGSYATMFLFGGEFPGEEIIPRLFSIHVLLIPGILAALIPLHAVVLTWHQTHTQFPGRGSSNETQKGYPFFPVFVGKTVAYQLWTFAVIILLATFAQVNPVWLYGPYDPGAISAGSQPDWYMGFLEGSLRLMPNWEFNLWGYTFPMNVLIPALVVPGVLFTGLAVYPFLERWVTGDHATHHLLDRPRDVPVRTGIGVAGMVFYGLLWIAGANDIIAHTFHIPLFATTWFFRIAIFVGPVIGFIVAQRMCLGLQRRDRFLLEHGLETGVIMLAPDGRYSELEVHLSKEAAAPLTDERLPTALPLGRPDREGIAPPEARGRMSRVRLGLNRWFIRDLREPVSPHGDGESRHHEEQTPSLEK, via the coding sequence ATGAGCGTGACCACTCCGCGGCGACCGGGGCGGACCCCGCGAGCGCTCGGCGCGACCGGGCGGGCCATCGACGACCGGTTCGGGGGCGCGAAGTTCGGCGCCAAGGCCATCAAGAAGGCGTTCCCCGACCACTGGAGCTTCCTGCTCGGCGAGATCGCGCTGTACTCGTTCGTCATCATCCTGCTGACCGGCGTGTTCCTGACCCTGTTCTTCAAGCCCAGCGCCACCCAGATGATCTACGAGGGCTCGTACGCCAAGCTGCGCGGCGTGCAGATGTCGGAGGCGTACGCGTCCACCCTGCACATCTCGTTCGACATCCGGGGCGGGCTGCTGGTGCGGCAGATCCACCACTGGGCCACCGTGCTGTTCCTGGCGGCGATCCTCATCCACATGCTGCGGAACTTCTTCACCGGCGCGTTCCGCAAGCCCCGTGAGCTGAACTGGCTGATCGGGGTGACGCTGTTCATCCTGGTGCTGCTGAACGGGCTGTTCGGCTACTCGCTGCCGGACGACCTGCTGTCGGGCACCGGGCTGCGCATCCTGGAGGGCGTGCTGCTGGGACTGCCGCTGGTGGGGTCGTACGCGACGATGTTCCTGTTCGGCGGCGAGTTCCCCGGCGAGGAGATCATCCCCCGGCTGTTCAGCATTCACGTGCTGTTGATCCCGGGCATCCTGGCCGCGCTGATCCCGCTGCACGCGGTGGTGCTGACCTGGCACCAGACGCACACCCAGTTCCCGGGGCGGGGCAGCAGCAACGAGACCCAGAAGGGGTATCCGTTCTTCCCCGTGTTCGTCGGCAAGACGGTGGCGTACCAGCTCTGGACGTTCGCGGTGATCATCCTGCTCGCCACGTTCGCGCAGGTGAACCCCGTGTGGCTGTACGGGCCGTACGATCCGGGGGCCATCAGCGCCGGCTCGCAGCCCGACTGGTACATGGGCTTCCTGGAGGGCTCGCTGCGGTTGATGCCCAACTGGGAGTTCAACCTGTGGGGCTACACGTTCCCGATGAACGTGCTCATCCCGGCGTTGGTGGTGCCGGGGGTGCTGTTCACGGGCCTGGCCGTGTACCCGTTCCTCGAACGCTGGGTCACCGGCGACCACGCCACGCACCACCTGCTCGACCGGCCGCGCGACGTGCCGGTGCGCACGGGCATCGGCGTCGCCGGGATGGTCTTCTACGGGCTGCTCTGGATCGCCGGCGCGAACGACATCATCGCCCACACGTTCCACATCCCGCTGTTCGCCACCACCTGGTTCTTCCGGATCGCCATCTTCGTGGGCCCGGTCATCGGCTTCATCGTCGCCCAACGGATGTGCCTCGGCCTGCAACGACGCGACCGGTTCCTGCTGGAGCACGGGCTGGAGACCGGCGTCATCATGCTGGCGCCCGACGGCAGGTACAGCGAGCTCGAGGTGCACCTGTCGAAGGAGGCCGCCGCGCCCCTCACCGACGAGCGCCTTCCCACCGCCCTCCCCTTGGGCCGCCCCGACCGCGAGGGCATCGCCCCGCCGGAGGCCCGGGGCCGCATGAGCCGGGTCCGCCTCGGCCTCAACCGCTGGTTCATCCGCGATCTGCGCGAGCCCGTCTCCCCGCATGGCGACGGCGAGTCGCGGCATCACGAAGAACAGACCCCGTCCCTGGAGAAGTAG
- a CDS encoding SDR family NAD(P)-dependent oxidoreductase, producing MDMQLSGRVAVVTGASKGIGLAVVRTLLDEGVRVVATSRKPTPDLDALAGPNLRHVPVDLMDPDAPAQIIATAVAEFGALDILVNNAGGPPPGVTLPRTSFLDAGDEEWRDVFEFNLFSVVRTIRAALPHLIERGGGSIVNISSVNARQPSSMNVDYGAAKAALTNMAKVVAVEFGSQGVRVNTVSPGPVRTAWWTDEGGVADIIAERAGSDRDTVMDSLVPEMMGLVTGRLVDPQEVADAVVLLASPRSAGTTGADLAVDGGYLKAV from the coding sequence ATGGACATGCAGCTCTCGGGTCGGGTCGCCGTGGTCACCGGCGCTTCCAAGGGCATCGGTCTGGCGGTGGTCCGCACGCTGCTCGACGAGGGGGTCCGGGTCGTCGCGACCTCCCGCAAGCCGACCCCCGACCTCGACGCGCTCGCCGGCCCGAACCTGCGCCACGTGCCGGTCGACCTGATGGACCCGGACGCGCCCGCCCAGATCATCGCCACCGCGGTGGCCGAGTTCGGCGCGCTGGACATCCTGGTCAACAACGCCGGCGGCCCGCCGCCCGGCGTGACGCTGCCGCGCACCTCGTTCCTGGACGCCGGCGACGAGGAGTGGCGGGACGTGTTCGAGTTCAACCTGTTCTCGGTGGTCCGCACGATCCGCGCCGCGCTGCCGCACCTGATCGAACGGGGCGGCGGCTCGATCGTCAACATCTCGTCCGTCAACGCCCGGCAGCCTTCGTCGATGAACGTCGACTACGGGGCGGCCAAGGCGGCCCTCACCAACATGGCCAAGGTCGTGGCGGTGGAGTTCGGGTCTCAGGGCGTCCGCGTCAACACCGTCTCCCCCGGGCCGGTCCGCACGGCCTGGTGGACCGACGAGGGCGGCGTCGCCGACATCATCGCCGAGCGCGCCGGCAGCGACCGCGACACGGTGATGGACAGCCTGGTGCCGGAGATGATGGGCCTGGTCACCGGTCGGCTCGTCGACCCGCAGGAGGTCGCCGACGCGGTGGTCCTGCTGGCCTCGCCCCGTTCGGCCGGCACCACGGGCGCCGATCTCGCGGTCGACGGCGGGTACCTCAAGGCCGTCTGA
- a CDS encoding adenylate/guanylate cyclase domain-containing protein, with product MTAARLDVQKIEEALLGGPLRYTSAEIEELSGIPLDLGVRIWRALGFPTPEDDHVAFTDQDMTALREIGELLESDLVDEDMVLQLSRAVGQTMGRLASWLGGAWLRRLGEDLPPDEPITEDLVALALSATEELRPRFESLLLHGWRRQLAAAGLRSVNATAASTADPTSGVALMAAGFADVVSFTRLSRRMDGDELAEFVERFETTASEVIADLGGQLVKTLGDEVFFVADDPRIAAEIALQLAGRCESDPDFPQVRAGLAYGELILRLGDYFGTPVNLAARLTSIAYPGTVLVDRELAAVLDGEGYDISGLRPRPLQGLGRVRPRVLRRPTR from the coding sequence ATGACAGCAGCGCGGCTGGACGTGCAGAAGATCGAGGAGGCCCTGCTGGGCGGCCCGCTGCGGTACACCAGCGCCGAGATCGAGGAGCTGTCCGGCATCCCGCTCGACCTCGGGGTGCGGATCTGGCGGGCGCTCGGCTTCCCCACGCCCGAGGACGACCATGTGGCCTTCACCGACCAGGACATGACCGCGCTCCGCGAGATCGGCGAACTGCTGGAGAGCGATCTGGTCGACGAGGACATGGTGCTGCAACTGTCGCGCGCCGTCGGCCAGACGATGGGCCGGCTGGCGAGCTGGCTCGGCGGGGCCTGGCTGCGCCGGCTGGGCGAGGACCTCCCGCCGGACGAGCCCATCACCGAGGACCTGGTCGCGCTCGCCCTGTCGGCCACCGAGGAGCTGCGGCCCCGCTTCGAGAGCCTGCTGCTGCACGGCTGGCGCCGCCAGCTCGCCGCCGCCGGCCTGCGGTCGGTGAACGCCACCGCCGCCTCCACCGCCGACCCCACCAGCGGTGTCGCCCTGATGGCCGCCGGGTTCGCCGACGTGGTCTCGTTCACCCGGCTGAGCCGCCGGATGGACGGCGACGAGCTGGCCGAGTTCGTCGAGCGCTTCGAGACCACCGCCTCCGAGGTGATCGCCGACCTGGGCGGCCAACTCGTCAAGACGCTGGGCGACGAGGTCTTCTTCGTCGCCGACGACCCCCGCATCGCCGCCGAGATCGCGCTTCAGCTCGCCGGGCGGTGCGAGTCCGACCCGGACTTCCCCCAGGTCCGCGCCGGCCTCGCGTACGGGGAGCTGATCCTGCGACTCGGCGACTACTTCGGCACCCCCGTCAACCTCGCGGCCCGGCTGACCTCCATCGCGTACCCGGGCACCGTCCTCGTGGACCGCGAGTTGGCGGCCGTGCTCGACGGCGAGGGCTACGACATCTCCGGCCTGCGGCCCCGCCCCCTCCAGGGCCTCGGCCGGGTCCGTCCCCGCGTCCTGCGCCGCCCCACCCGCTGA
- a CDS encoding MerR family transcriptional regulator, with product MADHRIDELAHAAGTTVRNIRAYQDRGLLPPPRLEGRVGFYDDNHLARLRVIGNLLSRGYTFAIIKELLGAWEQGKDVSEVLGLEKVLTDPWSDEIPGHASVEELIATFGQGLDEPEVRRFVNRAVEIGLIEPDGDGFRVPSPRLLHVGAELVAAGIPLDAVLEIAEQIRIDCDVIAGRFVNLVNEHVFDRLGPDPPDGEEIPQLAAVVRRMRPLVRMVVDPFIARAMEVRVQESLGARLELIAEHLAQPAEETGSR from the coding sequence ATGGCCGACCACCGAATCGACGAGTTGGCCCACGCGGCCGGCACCACGGTGCGCAACATCCGGGCCTATCAAGATCGCGGTCTGTTGCCCCCGCCCCGGCTCGAGGGCCGGGTGGGCTTCTACGACGACAACCATCTGGCCCGGCTGCGGGTGATCGGCAACCTGCTGTCCCGGGGCTACACGTTCGCCATCATCAAGGAACTGCTGGGCGCGTGGGAGCAGGGCAAGGACGTCAGCGAGGTCCTCGGCCTGGAGAAGGTCCTCACCGACCCCTGGTCGGACGAGATCCCCGGGCACGCCAGCGTCGAGGAGCTGATCGCCACGTTCGGCCAAGGGTTGGACGAGCCCGAGGTCCGGCGGTTCGTGAACCGCGCCGTGGAGATCGGCCTGATCGAGCCGGACGGCGACGGCTTCCGGGTGCCGAGCCCGCGCCTGCTGCACGTCGGCGCGGAGCTGGTCGCCGCGGGCATCCCGCTGGACGCCGTCCTGGAGATCGCCGAGCAGATCCGCATCGACTGCGACGTGATCGCCGGGCGCTTCGTGAACCTGGTGAACGAGCACGTCTTCGACCGACTCGGCCCGGACCCGCCCGACGGCGAGGAGATCCCGCAGCTCGCCGCCGTCGTCCGCCGGATGCGGCCGCTGGTGCGGATGGTCGTCGACCCGTTCATCGCCCGCGCCATGGAGGTCCGCGTCCAGGAGTCGCTGGGCGCGCGGCTGGAGCTGATCGCCGAGCACCTGGCGCAACCCGCCGAGGAGACCGGGTCCCGCTGA
- a CDS encoding sigma-70 family RNA polymerase sigma factor — MPRWPTRSPDTDRRFVDGLNQGGGKALGALYDAYAESLYDYCLSMVADGKAAADIVHDTFIDAHRRAARMRDRRQLRAWLYAGARRRCLQRGRARGLSWNWASGSAWLDEVLAADSGVSPGELRELVESALGRLDFADQELLLLTLRHGLSAAEIAAVVGQPARRTAGLVAQAEANAETAITSELGAMSQRCLAGRALIRALHPSEAPLELADRTAALAAEPRVVDPADAETGEAGESLAALPTDVRVAPVPGGRRVERAPAVRESVLVGAGGVRTGGSGGSGDEPRTPHRRAGRQGPGGPQGPRRRPGPGRRGNATAGPRRGRRRAPGALHDGADPALALHLDDCEDCGRRDRVTAVALLELAPVPVLPAALRPRVVHTATDSELSGHRADIAARGGNLTPEGMPRQPDVPSPYTRRWLFLGGGAAGALLTAIAAIMLMSPMSSDLRFPFDPRPQPSIGDVRQETSDRRNGGPEALAPSGSGAGAGGGGSQRPAPPDPFQRGGPDGPQGPGRPLPVPPPNRPGDPSDPPTPPPPAGRLAVGETKLVLDRDGETITLTAVQGQVGWTAASDNERVVLSAETGTIKAGESIELRVVMKRGLVTLPGGAKITITDQQGVRQEVTVTWNLGLLG; from the coding sequence ATGCCAAGGTGGCCGACTCGTTCGCCTGACACCGACCGCCGCTTCGTCGACGGCCTGAACCAGGGCGGCGGAAAGGCGCTTGGCGCGCTGTACGATGCCTACGCCGAGTCCCTGTACGACTACTGTCTGTCGATGGTCGCCGACGGCAAGGCCGCCGCCGACATCGTCCACGACACGTTCATCGACGCCCACCGCCGGGCGGCCCGGATGCGCGACCGCCGGCAGTTGCGCGCCTGGCTGTACGCCGGCGCCCGCCGCCGCTGTCTGCAGCGGGGCCGCGCCCGGGGCCTGTCGTGGAACTGGGCGAGCGGCTCCGCCTGGCTGGACGAGGTGCTGGCCGCCGACTCCGGGGTCTCCCCCGGAGAGCTCCGCGAGCTGGTCGAGTCGGCGCTGGGCCGGCTGGACTTCGCCGACCAGGAGCTGCTGCTGCTCACGCTGCGGCACGGGCTGTCCGCCGCCGAGATCGCCGCCGTCGTGGGGCAGCCCGCGCGCCGCACCGCCGGGCTGGTGGCGCAGGCCGAGGCCAACGCGGAGACGGCCATCACGTCGGAGCTGGGCGCCATGTCCCAGCGCTGTCTGGCGGGGCGCGCCCTCATCCGGGCCCTGCATCCCTCCGAGGCCCCCCTCGAACTGGCCGACCGCACGGCGGCGCTGGCGGCCGAGCCCCGCGTCGTGGACCCCGCCGACGCCGAGACCGGCGAGGCCGGCGAGTCCCTCGCGGCGCTACCGACGGACGTCCGCGTCGCGCCGGTGCCCGGTGGCCGCCGGGTCGAACGCGCGCCGGCCGTCCGCGAGAGCGTTCTGGTGGGCGCGGGAGGCGTTCGAACGGGCGGGTCGGGCGGGTCGGGGGATGAGCCCCGCACCCCGCACCGACGGGCCGGGCGGCAAGGCCCCGGCGGGCCCCAGGGCCCCAGACGCCGACCGGGGCCCGGACGAAGAGGAAACGCGACCGCAGGGCCCCGTCGAGGCCGCCGGAGGGCCCCAGGGGCGTTGCACGACGGCGCGGACCCCGCCCTGGCCCTGCACCTCGACGACTGCGAGGACTGCGGGCGGCGGGATCGGGTGACGGCCGTCGCGCTGCTGGAGCTGGCGCCGGTGCCGGTGCTGCCGGCCGCGCTGCGGCCCCGGGTGGTGCACACCGCCACGGACTCCGAACTGTCCGGCCACCGGGCCGACATCGCGGCGCGCGGCGGCAACCTGACCCCGGAGGGGATGCCCCGCCAGCCCGACGTGCCGTCCCCCTACACGCGGCGCTGGCTGTTCCTGGGCGGAGGGGCGGCCGGGGCACTGCTGACCGCGATCGCCGCGATCATGCTGATGAGCCCGATGAGCTCCGACCTGAGGTTCCCGTTCGATCCCCGTCCTCAGCCGTCCATCGGGGACGTCCGGCAGGAGACGTCCGACCGGCGCAACGGCGGCCCGGAGGCGCTGGCCCCGTCGGGGAGCGGCGCGGGCGCGGGAGGCGGCGGCTCACAGCGGCCGGCTCCGCCGGACCCGTTCCAACGAGGCGGCCCGGATGGCCCGCAGGGCCCGGGGAGGCCCCTGCCGGTGCCGCCGCCGAACCGCCCCGGCGACCCCTCGGACCCGCCGACGCCGCCGCCCCCCGCCGGTCGACTGGCGGTCGGGGAGACCAAGCTGGTCCTCGACCGGGACGGCGAGACGATCACGCTCACGGCCGTGCAGGGCCAGGTCGGCTGGACGGCGGCGTCCGACAACGAGCGGGTCGTGCTCTCCGCCGAGACCGGGACGATCAAGGCCGGCGAGAGCATCGAGCTGCGGGTGGTGATGAAGCGGGGGTTGGTCACGCTGCCCGGCGGCGCCAAGATCACGATCACCGATCAGCAGGGTGTCCGTCAGGAGGTCACGGTGACCTGGAACCTCGGCCTCCTGGGCTGA
- a CDS encoding SigE family RNA polymerase sigma factor: protein MNRAHHEEFREYVSTRGAMLLRAAMQLTGDRTEAEDLLQAALAKTYLAWDRINDRSAMDGYVRRAMVNTQISWWRRRKLEIYPTDVLPDQPVDDHTRRSELHDALGRALDRLPRRQREAVMLRYYEDMPEAEIAEVLGVSVGTVKSTVSRAVAKLRDDTELEHDFAAEEPVDAPARPS, encoded by the coding sequence GTGAACAGAGCCCATCACGAGGAGTTCCGGGAGTACGTCTCGACCCGGGGCGCCATGCTGCTGCGGGCCGCGATGCAGCTCACCGGCGACCGCACCGAGGCCGAGGACCTCCTCCAGGCGGCGCTCGCCAAGACCTACCTCGCCTGGGACCGGATCAACGACCGCTCGGCCATGGACGGCTATGTGCGGCGCGCCATGGTCAACACGCAGATCTCCTGGTGGCGGCGTCGCAAGCTGGAGATCTACCCCACCGACGTGCTGCCCGACCAGCCGGTGGACGACCACACCCGGCGCAGCGAGCTCCACGACGCGCTCGGCCGCGCCCTCGACCGGCTCCCCAGGCGGCAGCGGGAGGCGGTCATGCTGCGCTACTACGAGGACATGCCCGAGGCCGAGATCGCCGAGGTCCTCGGTGTCAGCGTCGGCACGGTCAAGAGCACGGTCTCCCGCGCCGTCGCCAAGCTCCGCGACGACACCGAACTGGAGCACGACTTCGCCGCCGAGGAGCCCGTGGACGCCCCCGCCCGGCCCTCCTGA
- a CDS encoding MauE/DoxX family redox-associated membrane protein, translated as MMNLVNDVQVLLLATVLAFAGIAKLLFPEPEPVRPAEIHGVPIPEPEPGWALRLRHSRPVGVTLGLAETMLGIGLLVTAHTAVRTAAMLLLAAATWVVAELRERTPDVGCGCLGGLFHEQVGRRSVFRTALLTAVAVGTLGGANSGVQAAQGGSWQVWLLFGAELSLLAALSPEPVALLRRAQRPAIPCERRRSPLAESHATLWDSPQWDEHCDLLASREPLDVWREGCWRFLAYPARRDGREIEVVFAVSTHDRDREVRVAIVPAEARFLSAPVPADVTATPPLLSAPVPEDVGVLSASVAEDVAGAPRFLSAPVSEDDAEDTGPHPRYVMAG; from the coding sequence ATGATGAACCTGGTCAACGACGTCCAGGTGCTGTTGCTGGCCACGGTGCTGGCCTTCGCCGGGATCGCCAAGCTGCTGTTCCCCGAGCCGGAACCCGTACGGCCCGCGGAGATCCACGGCGTGCCGATCCCCGAGCCCGAGCCGGGGTGGGCGCTGCGGCTCCGGCACAGCCGCCCCGTGGGGGTGACGCTGGGGCTGGCGGAGACGATGCTGGGCATCGGCCTGCTGGTCACCGCGCACACTGCGGTGCGCACGGCGGCCATGTTGCTGCTCGCGGCGGCCACGTGGGTCGTCGCGGAGCTGCGCGAGCGCACGCCGGACGTGGGCTGCGGCTGTCTGGGCGGGCTGTTCCACGAGCAGGTGGGCCGTCGCTCCGTCTTCCGTACGGCGCTGCTCACCGCGGTCGCCGTCGGCACGCTCGGCGGGGCCAACTCCGGCGTCCAGGCCGCGCAGGGCGGGTCCTGGCAGGTCTGGCTGCTGTTCGGCGCCGAGCTGAGCCTGCTGGCCGCCCTGTCGCCCGAGCCGGTCGCCCTCCTGCGCCGCGCCCAGCGCCCCGCGATCCCCTGTGAACGACGCCGGAGCCCTCTGGCGGAGTCGCACGCCACCCTGTGGGACAGCCCCCAGTGGGACGAGCACTGCGATCTGCTGGCGAGCCGCGAGCCCCTCGACGTGTGGCGTGAGGGCTGCTGGCGCTTCCTGGCGTACCCGGCCCGCCGCGACGGTCGGGAGATCGAGGTCGTCTTCGCCGTCTCCACCCACGACCGCGACCGCGAGGTCCGCGTCGCCATCGTCCCCGCCGAGGCCCGCTTCCTGTCCGCCCCCGTCCCCGCCGACGTCACCGCCACCCCGCCCCTGCTCTCCGCCCCCGTCCCTGAGGACGTCGGCGTGCTCTCCGCGTCCGTCGCGGAGGATGTCGCCGGCGCACCGCGTTTCCTCTCTGCGCCGGTGTCCGAGGACGACGCGGAGGACACCGGGCCCCACCCGCGGTACGTCATGGCGGGTTGA
- a CDS encoding ATP-binding protein, giving the protein MDPVRNPYAPGAGQRPPELAGRDRELQQFEVVLERVARGRPERSMIITGLRGVGKTVLLNTFRSMAIQRLWGTGKIEARPDQSIRRPVAAALHMAIRELAPRHRAPERIEYFLGVLKAFAQAGPEPGPKARAHRWQPGIDVPAQRGRADSGDLEIDLTELFVDAAAVATDLSVGIGLFVDEMQDIPADDVSALCAACHELSQIGGPLIVVGAGLPHLPAVLSASKSYSERLFRYARIDRLDRASADVALLAPAEREEVTFTPEALDALYEAADGYPYFVQAYAKVAWDIAPSSPIGVDDIKVAAPEAESELAVGFFGSRYERATPAERDYMRAMAMLGDDPVPTATVADELGRKPSSLSPARDGLIKKGLIYSAERGLVAFTVPHFGKFLRAQPA; this is encoded by the coding sequence GTGGACCCCGTGCGGAACCCCTACGCGCCGGGCGCCGGTCAGCGCCCGCCGGAGCTGGCCGGGCGCGATCGTGAGCTCCAGCAGTTCGAGGTGGTGCTGGAGCGGGTGGCCCGTGGGCGGCCCGAGCGCAGCATGATCATCACCGGGCTGCGCGGGGTCGGCAAGACCGTGCTGCTCAACACGTTCCGGTCGATGGCGATCCAGCGGCTGTGGGGCACCGGCAAGATCGAGGCCCGGCCGGATCAGTCGATCCGCCGACCGGTGGCCGCCGCCCTGCACATGGCGATCCGGGAGCTGGCGCCCCGGCACCGCGCGCCGGAGCGCATCGAGTACTTCCTCGGCGTGCTCAAGGCGTTCGCCCAGGCGGGGCCCGAGCCGGGGCCCAAGGCGCGGGCCCACCGCTGGCAGCCGGGCATCGACGTGCCGGCCCAACGCGGCCGGGCCGACTCCGGCGACCTGGAGATCGACCTGACCGAGCTGTTCGTCGACGCCGCGGCGGTCGCCACCGACCTGTCGGTCGGCATCGGGCTGTTCGTGGACGAGATGCAGGACATCCCCGCCGACGACGTGTCCGCCCTGTGCGCCGCCTGCCACGAGCTGTCGCAGATCGGCGGCCCGCTGATCGTGGTCGGCGCCGGGCTGCCCCACCTGCCGGCCGTCCTGTCGGCGAGCAAGTCCTACTCCGAGCGGCTCTTCCGGTACGCCCGCATCGACCGACTCGATCGCGCCTCCGCCGACGTGGCTCTGCTGGCCCCCGCCGAGCGCGAGGAGGTCACCTTCACGCCCGAGGCGCTCGACGCCCTGTACGAGGCGGCCGACGGCTACCCCTACTTCGTCCAGGCGTACGCCAAGGTGGCCTGGGACATCGCGCCGAGCAGCCCCATCGGCGTCGACGACATCAAGGTGGCCGCGCCCGAGGCGGAGAGCGAGTTGGCCGTGGGCTTCTTCGGCAGCCGGTACGAGCGCGCCACCCCCGCCGAGCGCGACTACATGCGGGCGATGGCGATGCTCGGCGACGACCCGGTGCCGACCGCGACGGTGGCCGACGAACTGGGCCGCAAGCCGTCCAGCCTGTCCCCGGCCCGTGACGGCCTGATCAAGAAGGGGCTGATCTACAGCGCCGAACGGGGCCTGGTGGCCTTCACCGTCCCGCATTTCGGCAAGTTCCTGCGCGCCCAACCCGCCTGA